The following are encoded together in the Oceanobacillus zhaokaii genome:
- the yaaA gene encoding S4 domain-containing protein YaaA, whose translation MQEEVKINTDYITLGQFVKLLNILESGGMVKSYLQDVGVIVNGELEHRRGRKLYTNDVVEIEDVGSYVVKKED comes from the coding sequence ATGCAAGAAGAAGTCAAAATCAATACGGATTACATAACACTGGGACAGTTTGTAAAGCTTTTGAACATATTGGAATCTGGTGGTATGGTGAAATCCTACTTACAGGATGTTGGCGTAATCGTAAATGGAGAATTAGAGCATCGCCGTGGAAGAAAACTCTATACAAATGATGTGGTAGAGATAGAGGATGTAGGTTCTTACGTTGTTAAAAAAGAGGATTAA
- the dnaA gene encoding chromosomal replication initiator protein DnaA, with amino-acid sequence MENIDELWLATLEKIEEKVSKPSFDTWLKNTKAEALEKNTLVISAPNEFARDWLETQYTELISDIIDEITGTKLQAKFIIPDSTPEISEVKPVQKQAIVSNDVSKSMLNEKYTFDTFVIGAGNRFAHAASLAVAEAPAKAYNPLFIYGGVGLGKTHLMHAVGHYVREHDPNAKVVYLTSEKFTNEFINAIMDNKTAQFRNKYRNVDVLLIDDIQFIAGKESTQEEFFHTFNTLHEENKQIIISSDRPPREIPTLEDRLRSRFEWGLITDITPPDLETRIAILTKKAKAEGLDIPSEVMLYIANQIDTNIRELEGALIRVVAYSSLVNKDIDASLAADALKDIIPSSKPKVITIQGIQEIVGEKYNVRMEDFIAKKRTKSIAFPRQIAMYLSRELTDFSLPKIGDEFGGRDHTTVIHAHDKISRMLAEDSSFNREIEELKERLKSF; translated from the coding sequence TTGGAAAATATCGATGAGCTTTGGCTTGCTACCTTGGAAAAAATTGAAGAAAAGGTCAGCAAACCTAGCTTTGATACATGGTTAAAGAATACAAAAGCAGAAGCATTAGAAAAAAATACCTTGGTCATTTCTGCACCAAATGAATTTGCTAGAGATTGGCTTGAAACACAATATACCGAACTAATATCTGATATTATCGATGAAATTACGGGTACTAAATTACAAGCAAAATTTATTATTCCTGACTCAACACCAGAAATAAGTGAAGTGAAACCAGTGCAAAAGCAAGCAATTGTAAGCAATGACGTATCAAAATCCATGTTGAATGAGAAATATACCTTCGATACCTTCGTAATTGGAGCAGGTAATCGCTTTGCACATGCAGCTTCACTTGCTGTAGCTGAAGCACCTGCTAAAGCATATAATCCTCTGTTTATTTACGGTGGTGTTGGACTTGGTAAGACGCATCTCATGCATGCTGTTGGCCATTATGTCAGGGAGCATGATCCGAATGCGAAGGTAGTCTATTTAACATCTGAAAAATTCACCAACGAATTCATTAATGCGATTATGGATAATAAAACAGCACAATTTCGAAATAAATATCGAAATGTGGACGTGCTTTTAATAGATGATATTCAATTTATTGCTGGAAAAGAATCAACCCAGGAAGAATTTTTCCATACTTTCAATACATTACATGAAGAAAATAAACAAATTATTATTTCGAGTGATCGCCCTCCACGGGAAATCCCAACACTTGAAGATAGACTGCGCTCAAGATTTGAGTGGGGATTGATTACCGATATTACACCTCCAGATCTTGAAACAAGAATAGCAATTTTAACAAAAAAGGCAAAAGCAGAGGGACTAGATATACCAAGCGAAGTCATGCTTTATATTGCGAATCAAATTGATACGAATATTCGTGAGCTAGAAGGTGCACTTATTCGTGTAGTGGCTTATTCTTCCTTAGTAAACAAGGATATTGATGCGTCACTTGCAGCAGATGCATTGAAAGATATTATTCCAAGCAGTAAACCGAAAGTAATAACAATTCAAGGAATCCAGGAAATTGTAGGCGAGAAATATAATGTTCGCATGGAGGACTTTATTGCAAAGAAACGTACGAAGTCTATTGCCTTTCCTAGACAAATCGCAATGTATCTATCAAGGGAATTGACTGATTTTTCCTTGCCGAAAATTGGCGATGAATTTGGTGGACGGGATCACACAACCGTTATTCACGCACATGACAAGATCTCAAGAATGCTTGCAGAGGATTCAAGCTTCAATCGAGAAATAGAAGAATTAAAAGAACGCCTAAAATCGTTTTAA
- the dnaN gene encoding DNA polymerase III subunit beta, producing the protein MKFIIQRDQLIAGVQDVMKAISSRTVIPILTGLKIEAKQHGITLTGSDSDISIESYIPAEENEIVNVEQIEEGSIVLQAKYFPDIVRKLPEKTVEIESDDNLKVTIRSGKAEFNLNGQDADEYPLLPKIQTEDSFEMPIDLLKSMIKQTVFAVSTMETRPILTGVSVKLEDNLLTFVATDSHRLASREVPISNANTEFKNIVVPGKSLNELNKILDDTEEQVEISVTNNQILFRTKHLNFLSRLLDGNYPETSRLIPEQSKTKIQVKTKELLNTIDRASLLAKEERNNVVKLATQGNNQIEITSNSPEIGNVEEEMSIQSIDGEDLKISFSSKYMIDALKAIEYDEVTIDFTGAMRPFIIRPLDDTSILQLILPVRTY; encoded by the coding sequence ATGAAATTTATCATTCAACGAGATCAATTAATCGCAGGTGTACAAGATGTGATGAAAGCAATCTCTTCAAGAACCGTTATTCCGATTTTGACAGGATTAAAAATTGAAGCAAAACAACATGGGATAACATTAACTGGCAGCGATTCTGATATTTCAATTGAATCGTATATTCCAGCTGAAGAAAACGAAATCGTGAATGTCGAGCAAATAGAAGAAGGCAGTATTGTATTACAGGCAAAATACTTCCCAGATATTGTACGTAAACTTCCAGAGAAAACAGTAGAAATTGAATCAGATGATAACTTAAAAGTAACCATTCGTTCTGGAAAAGCAGAGTTTAATTTGAATGGACAAGATGCAGATGAATATCCATTACTGCCAAAGATCCAAACAGAAGATAGCTTCGAGATGCCGATTGATTTACTAAAAAGCATGATTAAGCAGACTGTTTTTGCCGTATCAACAATGGAAACTAGACCGATTCTAACCGGTGTAAGCGTAAAATTGGAGGATAATTTACTAACCTTTGTTGCGACAGATAGTCACCGTTTAGCTTCAAGAGAAGTTCCGATTTCAAATGCAAACACTGAGTTTAAAAATATAGTTGTCCCAGGAAAGAGTCTGAATGAATTAAATAAAATATTAGATGATACAGAGGAACAGGTTGAAATTAGTGTCACGAACAACCAAATTCTATTCCGTACTAAACATCTAAACTTCTTATCACGCTTACTTGATGGAAACTATCCAGAGACATCACGATTAATTCCTGAGCAGAGTAAAACGAAAATCCAAGTTAAAACGAAGGAATTACTTAATACAATTGATCGTGCTTCCCTTCTTGCTAAGGAAGAAAGAAATAATGTTGTAAAATTAGCGACACAAGGCAATAATCAAATCGAAATTACAAGTAATTCACCAGAAATCGGAAATGTTGAAGAGGAAATGTCAATTCAATCGATTGATGGAGAAGATTTGAAAATATCATTTAGTTCGAAGTATATGATTGATGCACTAAAAGCGATTGAATACGACGAAGTAACAATTGACTTTACCGGAGCAATGCGTCCATTTATCATTCGCCCATTGGACGATACCTCTATTCTGCAATTAATACTGCCGGTTCGTACGTATTAA
- the gyrB gene encoding DNA topoisomerase (ATP-hydrolyzing) subunit B, with protein sequence MSMDDKVSNNTAYDADQIQVLEGLEAVRKRPGMYIGSTSEKGLHHLVWEIVDNSIDEALAGYCDRIDIIIEKDNSITVKDNGRGIPVDIQKKTGRPAVEVIMTVLHAGGKFGGGGYKVSGGLHGVGASVVNALSSSLEVYVHRDQKVHFLGFQRGKVSEELKVIGETEITGTITHFSPDPEIFTETTVYDYDTLVKRVRELAFLNKGLTLTLEDKRTDEEVDTFHYEGGIKSYVEYINRTREVLHEPFYAEGEDQEISVEVSIQYNDGFASNLLSFANNIHTYEGGTHEVGFRTGLTRIINDYARKNSLIKENETNLSGDDVREGMTAIVSIKHPDPQFEGQTKTKLGNSEVRTVTDSIFSDLFSKFLYENPAVAKIIVEKGLMASRARAAAKKARELTRRKGALEISSLPGKLADCSSRDASISELYIVEGDSAGGSAKSGRDRHFQAILPLRGKILNVEKARLDRILSNTEIRSMITALGTGIGEDFDITKARYHKVVIMTDADVDGAHIRTLLLTFFFRYMRPLIEHGYIYIAQPPLYQVKQGKSVRYVYDDKQLDALLAELPKAPKPGIQRYKGLGEMDATQLWDTTMDPEQRTLLQVELTDIVDADQVFDMLMGDKVEPRRIFIEDNAQYVQNLDI encoded by the coding sequence ATGTCAATGGATGACAAAGTTTCAAATAATACAGCATATGATGCAGATCAGATTCAGGTCCTTGAAGGATTGGAAGCGGTTCGTAAACGTCCAGGAATGTACATTGGATCAACGAGCGAAAAGGGATTGCATCATCTCGTCTGGGAAATCGTTGATAATAGTATTGATGAAGCATTAGCGGGTTATTGTGATCGCATCGATATTATTATCGAAAAAGATAATAGCATCACAGTAAAGGACAACGGGCGTGGTATTCCAGTTGATATCCAGAAGAAGACTGGAAGACCAGCAGTAGAAGTTATTATGACTGTTCTTCATGCGGGAGGAAAATTCGGGGGTGGCGGCTATAAAGTTTCAGGTGGACTTCACGGTGTTGGAGCATCGGTTGTAAACGCCTTATCGAGTAGTCTAGAGGTATACGTCCATCGTGATCAAAAGGTACATTTTCTAGGTTTCCAAAGAGGAAAGGTTTCTGAAGAACTTAAAGTTATTGGTGAAACAGAAATAACGGGTACCATTACTCATTTCTCTCCAGACCCAGAAATATTCACAGAAACGACAGTGTATGACTATGACACATTAGTTAAACGCGTTCGTGAATTAGCCTTTTTAAATAAAGGATTAACACTTACTTTAGAAGATAAACGGACAGATGAAGAAGTGGATACATTTCACTATGAAGGTGGAATAAAATCTTACGTTGAGTACATTAATCGAACGAGAGAAGTATTACATGAGCCATTCTACGCAGAAGGTGAAGATCAAGAAATTTCAGTAGAGGTATCCATTCAATATAATGATGGATTTGCTAGTAATCTTCTTTCATTTGCTAATAATATTCATACGTATGAGGGTGGAACCCATGAGGTCGGTTTTAGAACAGGGTTAACTCGAATAATTAATGATTATGCACGAAAAAATAGTTTAATTAAAGAAAATGAAACGAATTTATCGGGTGATGACGTGCGTGAAGGGATGACTGCAATTGTCTCAATTAAGCACCCTGACCCACAATTTGAAGGGCAAACAAAAACCAAGCTCGGAAACAGTGAAGTGCGCACAGTAACCGATTCAATTTTTAGTGATTTATTTTCAAAATTCCTATATGAAAATCCTGCTGTTGCCAAAATAATCGTTGAAAAAGGCTTAATGGCATCCAGAGCGAGAGCGGCTGCTAAAAAGGCTCGAGAGCTTACGCGAAGAAAAGGTGCTTTAGAGATTTCAAGCTTACCTGGGAAACTTGCTGACTGTTCATCTCGAGATGCATCAATCAGTGAACTCTATATTGTTGAGGGTGACTCTGCAGGTGGTTCTGCGAAGTCTGGACGAGATCGCCATTTCCAAGCAATCCTTCCATTACGCGGGAAAATTTTAAACGTTGAGAAGGCCCGTCTTGACCGTATTTTATCCAATACAGAAATACGCTCAATGATTACAGCACTTGGTACCGGTATTGGAGAAGACTTCGATATAACGAAGGCACGTTATCATAAAGTTGTTATTATGACGGATGCCGATGTTGATGGTGCGCATATTCGTACCTTACTGTTAACATTTTTCTTCCGCTATATGCGTCCATTAATTGAGCATGGTTATATTTATATTGCACAGCCACCACTTTACCAAGTGAAGCAAGGGAAATCAGTGCGTTATGTTTATGATGATAAGCAATTAGATGCGTTATTAGCAGAGCTGCCAAAGGCGCCGAAGCCTGGTATTCAGCGCTATAAAGGACTAGGGGAGATGGATGCAACACAGCTATGGGATACGACAATGGATCCAGAGCAACGAACATTGCTTCAAGTTGAATTAACCGACATAGTTGACGCTGATCAGGTCTTCGATATGCTGATGGGCGATAAAGTGGAGCCGAGAAGAATCTTTATTGAGGATAATGCGCAATACGTTCAAAATTTAGATATATAA
- the recF gene encoding DNA replication/repair protein RecF (All proteins in this family for which functions are known are DNA-binding proteins that assist the filamentation of RecA onto DNA for the initiation of recombination or recombinational repair.), whose product MHIEQLNLKNYRNYEQLEVSFDDKVNVIIGENAQGKTNLMEAIHVLAFTKSHRTTHEKELIQWDKEYAKIEGRVTKRQQSIPLEITISNKGKKAKLNRLEQGRLSDYIGAVNVVMFAPEDLNLVKGAPQIRRRFIDMELGQIQPTYIYHLGQYQKVLKQRNHLLKQMQRSGKSDKVMLQVLTDQLVEHAAIILEKRFTFLKLLRTWASPIHFEISREREDLEIKYQATIEVSEDANKEKIETIYLSKFQDMQTKEIERGTTLIGPHRDDLLFSVNKKDVQTFGSQGQQRTTALSVKLAEIELIHKEIGEYPILLLDDVLSELDDHRQSHLLNTIQGRVQTFVSTTSVDGINHETLKKAELIRIANGEIVK is encoded by the coding sequence ATGCACATTGAACAATTGAATTTAAAAAACTACCGAAACTATGAGCAATTAGAGGTTTCATTCGATGATAAGGTAAATGTGATTATTGGTGAGAATGCTCAAGGAAAAACAAACCTAATGGAAGCAATCCATGTATTAGCTTTTACAAAGTCTCACAGAACAACACATGAAAAAGAACTTATCCAATGGGACAAAGAATATGCTAAAATAGAAGGTAGGGTAACGAAACGTCAGCAATCGATTCCTTTAGAAATCACCATTTCCAATAAGGGGAAGAAAGCAAAATTAAATAGATTGGAACAAGGCCGCCTCAGCGACTATATCGGTGCGGTCAATGTAGTCATGTTTGCTCCTGAAGATTTGAACTTAGTCAAAGGGGCACCACAGATTAGAAGAAGGTTTATCGATATGGAGCTTGGACAAATTCAGCCAACTTATATCTACCACTTAGGACAATATCAAAAGGTATTGAAACAAAGAAATCATTTATTAAAGCAAATGCAACGAAGTGGTAAGTCGGATAAAGTAATGCTCCAAGTATTAACGGATCAATTAGTTGAACATGCTGCAATTATATTAGAAAAACGGTTTACATTTTTAAAATTATTGCGTACTTGGGCGAGTCCGATTCATTTTGAAATTAGTCGAGAACGAGAAGATTTAGAAATTAAGTATCAAGCTACGATTGAAGTATCAGAAGATGCAAACAAAGAAAAAATAGAAACGATCTATTTATCAAAATTTCAAGATATGCAAACAAAGGAAATAGAACGTGGCACCACGCTTATTGGCCCCCACCGTGATGATCTGCTTTTTTCTGTGAATAAGAAGGATGTACAAACCTTTGGATCTCAAGGACAACAGCGAACAACCGCATTATCAGTCAAACTGGCGGAAATTGAACTCATCCATAAAGAAATTGGTGAATATCCAATTTTGCTTTTAGATGATGTGTTAAGTGAACTGGATGATCATCGTCAATCCCATTTATTAAATACCATCCAAGGAAGAGTACAGACCTTTGTCTCCACTACGAGTGTGGATGGAATTAACCATGAAACCTTAAAAAAAGCGGAGTTGATTCGGATTGCTAATGGAGAAATAGTGAAATAG
- the remB gene encoding extracellular matrix regulator RemB, whose amino-acid sequence MFIHIGNANVIRSQDIIAIIDYHLIASSVIMDEMIKRAFKEKNIIGPAVKAKSLVITKDMIYYTTISVATLQKRANMISTISKLEDYSDQITP is encoded by the coding sequence ATGTTTATTCATATTGGCAATGCAAACGTTATTCGCTCCCAAGATATTATTGCAATTATTGATTATCATCTGATTGCCTCATCAGTCATTATGGATGAAATGATCAAAAGAGCTTTTAAAGAAAAAAACATCATTGGTCCAGCTGTAAAGGCAAAATCACTCGTCATCACAAAAGATATGATTTACTACACGACGATATCGGTGGCGACATTGCAAAAGCGGGCTAATATGATATCGACAATTAGCAAGCTAGAAGATTATTCAGATCAAATAACCCCTTAA